The segment GCGAATTGTCACATCAACCGTTCGAACATCACCAAAATAGTCATAGCCCCATACTGTTTGCAATAGATGCTCACGCGTCATTACTTGACCAATATGTTTTCCTAAATAATGTAATAACTCAAACTCTCGATGTGTTAGTTCAATGGCTTCATCACGCTTCATCACCAAATAAGCATCTGGCTGAATAACAAGAGAGCCTACTACAATCTCATTGGATTCTTCCTCTGCTTCCTCTGCTGCAGGAGCCACTACTTGTAAACGACGCATATTTGCCTTTACACGTGCAATTAGCTCACGCGTACTAAAGGGCTTTGTAACATAGTCATCAGCACCCATTTCTAAGCCTAATACTTTATCAATCTCAGAGCCTTTTGCTGTTAACATAATAATAGGGAAGTCGTATTTTTTGCGCACCTCTCTACAAACTTCCATTCCATCACGCTTTGGCAGCATAATATCTAACAGCATTAAATCAGGCTGCTCCTCCTCAACCATCTTTAGTGCCTCATCACCATCATAAGCACAAATTACTTTATAACCTTCTTTTATTAAATTAAATTGCAAAATATCTGCAATTGGTTTCTCATCATCAACAACTAATATTGTTTTATTCATACATTCTCTCCCTTTCGTTTTCTATCTATATTCAATAAGCTGTATTTGTAAATTCACTACCCTTAACTCTATCATGCTTTTAAGTTCTGTGCATTAATCGAAGTGCTATCTCTCTAATACTGTGACATTATAAGCTATATTTCAACAAATATTTCTCGGGAAATAATAGAAAAAGGACAGTCCATTATTTCGGACTGCCCTCTATTCAATATACTTATCGACCTACATAGGATAAAGGATTTTCTAATGAACCATTCTTTTCAATTTCAAAGTGTAAATGTGTACCTGTTGAATAGCCAGTAGAACCCATAATACCAATTACTGAGCCTTTTTCCACTACTTGTCCTACCGAAACATTGATTGAAGATAGATGTCCATAAAGTGTTGTATAGCCATTATTATGATTAATGACAATGCGATTACCATAGCTACCAGATACACCAGCTGCCACAACTACGCCATTATCAGCTGCTAAAATATTGTAGTTGCTTGGACGAGCGATATCAATTCCACGGTGGAATTCTCCCCAGCGCTCACCCATACCACTTGAAACATAGCCTCCAACTGCTGGCCATACAAATTCACCTGTTCCGCGTGAAGAAATGACTTTTGTTCCCACTACTTCAATTTGATCAACTGGCTCTTGAATCACTTTTTCTTCCAATACTGCTTTGGATGTTTGTGTACCATTTTCAGATGTTAATGCATAGATTGTTTCCTTTTTGCCATTAGCACCCTCTTGCTTCACTACTTTTTCACCTTTATACATTGCAGGGTCTTCTTCTACTACTGTTTTAAATGGAATGACATCTGCTACCTTTTTTGCCTTTTTAACCTCAAGTGTTACAAATGGTTTTGCGACTGTTACATTTAATGTTTGTCCAATTTGTAAAACCGTATCAACTGTAAGATCAGGATTTAATGCTAATAGTTCAGCTGTTGTTAAATTATGCTTTTTGGCAACTGATCCTAATACATCACCTGCTTGAATTTGGTAGGATTCTTGCTCAAGATAGCCTGTCATTAAATATTTAACTGCCTGCTCAGGTGTTACAATTTTGGATGGTGCTACCTTTTCTGATAGCCCTGAAACGCCTTGCTTAAAAGAAACATTTAGCAAGCTTGACTCATTAGGTTGTAATTCTGGTACATTATTAGCAGATTGCTGATTTTGCTGTAATTTATCTAATTCTTGCTGCGAAGCATATTGTAGCTTTAGCATGCGAACCACTTTTTCATATGCCTCTGTATCCTTTAAAGAAACTACTGGCTTATGATCTACTAATAATGTAAAAGCGTCAGATTTAACTTCTAAAGACTGCTCAAGCTTTGATAAGGTTTCTGTATCTTTTGTTTCATTTGTAAATACTTGCTCTGGAATTATTTTAACAGCTGAGCTTGCATCAATCGATAATTCTTCAAATTTTTGACTTGCCTCTTGTTCTTTAGATGCAATCATTTGTTGAACAGCTGTTTCATCAGATACAGCACCAATATATTCTTTTCCCACATAAACATGGAAGATTTTATTTAAATTTTCTTTAGCAGGCTCTTTTACAAACCCCATATTAAACGTTAAGCTTGTCATTAGCATTGTAATGATCGACACTTTTTTAAAAGAAGAAAAATTGTCAGTGAATCTATTGCTTTCTTCTTTTTTATGCCAAAACGAATTCATCAATAAAGCCCCTTCCAATTTCACCTTGAGATAGGATGATTTACCCACAAGGAATTTTTGCACCCTTATAATGTACCATAAAGAAAATACTGTTTAAATGATTTCATTCTTTTGTAATATAAATGTATTATTTATTGATGAATTGTTACATAGCAATTTATTACCATAATAGGAGGTGTATTAAAAGTACCTATTGGGCTTTATAAGATACCTTTCCATTAATAAATAGTTGTTACTTCATCATAAAAGTGTTATTTGTCGAAAAAAAACTAAGCCCTTAGTACACTAATCTATTATTTTTTTCACATGAATTTTGCCTTAATACTTCCACTTTTCTAATATTTCGATAAAATATAGAAGAAAGATACTATTGGATTGGAGCGATTAAATTGAGTGATTCACAAACCTCTGGGCATACAACAAAAATGTTGAAGCATCAGAAAAATAACATGCAGAGAATTTTTGCAAGAATTATTATGGTATCACTAGGTGCTATCATTATGGCATTAGGGCTGGAGCTATTTTTAGTACCTAATCAAATTATGGATGGTGGCATCGTGGGTGTTTCGATTATTACAGCACATCTACTAAATTTACCCCTCGGTATTTTCATCTTCATTTTAAACTTACCTTTTATTTATTTAGGCTATAAACAAATCGGTAAAACCTTCGCACTTTCTACAGGACTTGGTATTACCGTACTCTCGGCAGCAACACTTGCTTTACATAGCTTGCATCCATTTACTAAAGATACTCTATTGGCAACAGTTTTTGGAGGTATGATTTTAGGAATTGGTGTTGGTATTGTTATTCGTTATGGCGGTTCATTGGATGGAACTGAAATATTAGCCATTTTATTTAATAGCAAGACACCATTTTCAGTTGGAGAAATTATTATGTTCTTCAATATTGCTATTTTTACTGTTGCTGGATTTATTTTTACTTGGGAGCAAGCGATGTACTCCATTCTCGCATATTATATTGCCTATAAAATGATTGATATTGTTATTCAAGGACTGGAAGAATCAAAATCTGTTTATATTATCAGTGATGAGATTGATGAAATTGGACAAACTATTATGGATCGACTTGGACGTGGTGTCACTTTCCTGCATGGTGAAGGTGCTTATACGGGGAATGATAAAAAGGTTATTTTTACTGTTATTACTCGTTTAGAAGAATCGAAGCTAAAATCAATTGTTGCAGAGATTGACGATAATGCCTTTTTAGCAATTGGTAATATTGCAGAGGTAAAGGGCGGTCGCTTTAAGAAAAAGGATATTCATTAAAAAATGGGTGTACCTTGTATGGCACACCTATTTTTCTATTTCATTATGCTTCCCAAACGTCTACTAATACATTTGTTTGCTCACGAGCAGGTCCAACTGAGAAAGTAGCAATTTGAATACCTGTTAATTCACTAACACGCTCTACATAGCGACGTGCATTTTCAGGCAGCTCTTCTAAAGTTCGGCAGCCTGTAACATCCTCTGACCAGCCTGGAAGCTCCTCATAAATCGGCTCACATTGTTCAATAATATGAAGATTTGCTGGATATTCTGTAATCGTTTCGCCTTTATAGTTATAGGCTGTGCAAATTTTAACAGTGTCTAAGCCAGATAAAACATCAATAGAGTTAAGTGCAAGATGTGTAATACCACTAACACGGCGTGAATGGCGAACAACTACTGTATCAAACCATCCTACACGGCGTGGACGACCTGTTGTTGTACCATATTCTCGACCAACTTCACGAATTTGCTGACCCACTTCATCAAATAATTCTGTTGGGAATGGACCATCACCTACACGAGATGTATAGGCTTTGGATACACCAATAACGTTTGTTACTCGTGATGGACCAACGCCAGCACCAATTGCTACACCACCTGCAACAGGGTTTGAGGATGTAACAAATGGATACGTGCCTTGGTCGACATCAAGTAAAACACCTTGTGCTCCTTCAAATAATACTTTACCGCCCTCATCAAGAATATCATTTAAAATTTTAGATGTATCTGTCACATATTTTGCAATTTCTTGCCCATAGCCGTAGTATTCCTCGAACATTTCCTCGAATGTCATACCTTCAACTTCATAGAATTTCTCAAATAATTTATTTTTAATCGCTAAATTATGACGTAGTTTTTCTTCAAAAATTTCCTTATCAAGTAAATCAGCCATACGGATACCGATACGTGCTACTTTGTCTTGATAGCAAGGCCCAATCCCTTTACAAGTTGTACCGATTTTATTTTCCCCACGACTTTCTTCATCCGCAATATCCTGCTTAATATGGTAAGGCAAAATAACATGTGCACGATTAGAAATACGTAGATTATCTGTGTTAATACCACGCTCTTGTAAGCCTTTAAGCTCCGTAACTAATGATTTTGGATTCACAACTAAACCATTACCGATTACTGAAGTTTTATCTTTATAGAAAATACCTGATGGAATTAAGTGTAATTTATATGTTTCACCGTCAAATTTAATAGTATGCCCTGCATTATCTCCGCCTGCAAAACGCGCAATTGCATCTGCTTTTTGTGATAGGAAATCTGTAATTTTACCTTTTCCTTCATCTCCCCATTGCGTTCCTACAACTACAACTGATGTCATAATCAGCACCTCCGTTAGATACCTGTGTATCTCAATTTTCAAGCCTAAATCATTGTAACAATGATAGAAACACCTCGTCAATAAAAAACAGTTAAAAACACGAACATAAAATCAAAATTTCTGATTCAACGTTCGTGTTTAATAACCATGTGATATAAATATTATCGAGCATTTAGATTAATGGGAAATAATAGAATTCACACATAATACATTAATCACGAGGTGGTGGTGGCGGCATTTGCGACCAGTCCACATTGATGAATTTATTGAATTCCTTTTTAAATGCAAGGGTAACAGTGCCTGTTGGGCCATTACGTTGTTTTGCAATAATAATTTCAATCATATTTTTATTCTCGGATTCTTTATCATAGTAGTCATCACGATATAAAAAGGCAACAATATCAGCATCTTGCTCAATACTTCCTGATTCACGTAAATCACTCATCATTGGCCGTTTATCCTGACGTTGCTCAACGCCACGGGATAGCTGTGATAATGCAATAACAGGAACCTTTAATTCACGTGCTAAGCCTTTTAATGAACGTGAAATCTCAGATACCTCTTGCTGACGGTTTTCCCCTGGCTTACCACTACCTTGAATAAGCTGTAAATAATCGATTAAAATCATACCAAGCCCATGCTCCTGTGCTAAACGTCGACATTTGGCACGAATTTCATTGATACGTACACCTGGTGTATCATCAATAAAAATCCCTGAATTCGATAAACTACCCATTGCCATTGTTAGTTTACCCCAATCTTCTGTAGTTAAAGCACCTGTACGTAAAACTTGGGCATCAATATTTCCTTCTGCACAAAGCATACGCATAACAAGCTGCTCAGCTCCCATCTCTAAAGAAAAGATTGCCACATTTTCACGTGCTTGTACGGCAACACTTTGCGCCACATTCAAGGCAAAGGCTGTTTTCCCTACAGATGGACGCGCTGCTACAATAATTAAGTCATTGCGTTGAAAGCCAGCAGTAATATTATCTAAATCACGGAAGCCTGTTGGTATACCTGTTACTTCTCCCTTCTGTGATTGAAGCTGTTCAATATTATCAAAGGTTTCCACAAGTACATCTTTCACATGCTTAAAGTCGCCCGCATTTTTGCGATTGGCAACCTCCATCATTTTCTTTTCTGCTTCACCTAGTAATGCCTCTACCTCGTCCTCACGTGTGTAGCCATCCTCCACAATTTTAGTAGCTACACGAATTAAGCGACGTAATAGTGCCTTTTCTTCAACGATTTTGGCATAATGGGCAACGTTTGCAGCTGTAGGGACAGCATTGGCGAGCTCTAATAAATAAGATAGCCCGCCAACATCCTCAAGTTCCTTTTTAGCTGATAATTCTTCCGTAACTGTTACAACATCTATCGCCTTTCCTTGGTCGCTCAAGCGTAGCATCGTTTCGAAAATCATTTTATGTGCATTGATATAAAAATCATCTGCTAATAAAATTTCAGATGCTGTAATAAGTGCTTGAGGCTCAAGGAAAATAGCACCGATAACCGATTGCTCCGCCTCGCGGTTATGCGGTGGAACGCGGTCTATCATCGGTTCGCTCATGCATCGTCGCTCCTTATTCTTCTGTTACATGTACTTTTAATGTAGCTGTCACTTCTTGGTGTAGTTTAACAGGAACATTTGTAAAGCCTAGTGCACGAATTCCATCATTTAAAGTCATTTTACGTTTATCAATTTTAATGCCATGTACCTTTTGTAAAGCTTCTGCAATTTGCTTTGTAGATACGGAGCCAAATAAGCGTCCACCTTCACCTGATTTTGCCTTTAGCTCTACTGTTAAAGCTTCTATTTTTGCTTTTAATGCTTGAGCTTCTGCTAATTCAGCCGCCGCATTTTTTTCCGCTAATTTTTTTTGCCCTTCTAATTGGCTTAATGCTTGAGCATTCGCCTCTGCTGCATAGCCATTTTTTATTAAAAAGTTTTGTGCATAGCCATCAGCTACATTTTTAATTTCACCTTTTTTGCCTTTACCTTTAACATCCTTTAAAAATACTACTTTCATTCGTCATAACTCCCTTCAAAGACCTCATTTATAGCTTCTTCTAAATATTTTTTCACACTATCTATGGATTTTTCATCTATTTGGCATGCTGCATTTGTTAAATGTCCACCACCGCCAAGCCTTTCCATAATAAGCTGTACATTTACCTCACCCAATGATCGTGCACTTATGCCAATTTTGCCGTCTGCTCGATGTGCAATCACAAAGGAGGCGCCAACATCCTTCATTGTCAATAGAATATCTGCTGTTTGTGCAATTAGGACTGAATCATATATTTTTGATTCCTCACCTACAGCCACAGCTATTCCCGGTTTTATAAACCGAACAGTTTGCACAATTTTTGAGCGCTCAATATAAGTATCTATATCCTCTTTTAAAAGCCTCTGTACAAGCACGGTATCTGCACCATTTGTACGTAAATATGACGCTGCCTCAAATGTACGTGCGCCTGTACGCAGTGTAAAACTTTTTGTATCAACAATAATCCCTGCTAGCAATGCAGTAGCCTCTAGCATATTAATTTTTGCACGCTTCGGCTGATATTCCAGCAACTCAGTTACAAGCTCAGCCGTAGACGAAGCATATGGCTCCATGTAAACAAGTGTTGGATTTTCAATAAAGTCCTCACTACGGCGATGGTGGTCAATCACAACAACCTTTTCAGCTATTTTCAATAAATGTGCATCAATCACTAAGTCAGGCTTATGTGTATCAACAATAACAAGCAATGACTTTTCGGTCATTTTCCCTGCTGCTTCCTCTGGTGTTAGGAAATGCTCATAGAAATCTGACTTACGCTCAATTTCATCCATTAAACGTGTAACGCTGCCATTTAACTCATCGAAATTAATAATAACATAGCCTTTTACATCGTTCATTTGTGCCATTTTACGTACACCTACAGATGCGCCAATAGAGTCCATATCAGGATTTTTATGTCCCATAATAAACACTTGGTCACTATCCTGAATTAAATCACGTAATGCATGTGAAATAACGCGCGCTCTTACACGTGTACGTTTCTCAACTGGATTTGTTTTCCCACCATAAAATTTAAGCTTACCTGTTGGTTGCTTGATTGCTACTTGGTCGCCCCCGCGCCCTAATACAAGGTCTAGGCTGGACTGTGCCAATTCACCAAGCTCCACCAATGAGGAGGAACCTACACCAACACCTATACTAAGTGTTAAAGATAAATTCTTTTGCGCTGTTTTTTCTCGAATCGTATCTAAAATAGCAAATTTTTTCTTTTCTAATTCTGTTAAAATAGATTCGTTTAATACAGCTAAAAAACGATCGGATGATATTCGTTTGACAAATACACCATGCTCTGCAGCCCATTCATTCACAATTGATGTAACCAATGTATTCGTTAGGCTACGTAGCTGATCATCCATCGCTTGTGTAATTTCATCATAGTTATCAACAAATAGAATAGCAATAACTGTACGGTCTGCATAATATTGCTTTTCTATAGCAACTTGCTCTGTTATATCGAAGAAATACAGTAATCGCTCTTCTCTTTTATAGTACACTCGATATTTACGATCATGTAATGTAATTGTTGCTTCATTTTTTTCTTCAGTTTTCATTAATACATAAATGTCGTCCGATATATCAACAATGCCTTCTCCTACTAATGTTTCCTTCTTTAAAACACCTTGCATATACGGATTCGACCATTCAATTTCATATTGCTCATTCACGAGCAATATTCCGATTGGCATTTCGAGCAATGCCTCTTCTCCGACTTTTTTCATACGGAAAGAAATGGATTCAATATGCTTTTCCGTTTCTAGAAAAACAATTTGCTCCACCTTCCATGCATAGGC is part of the Lysinibacillus sp. FSL K6-0232 genome and harbors:
- a CDS encoding DHH family phosphoesterase, whose translation is MGTFRKRPIRYPLFILSIFGIVTFALLCIWNFGIGIGYGVGFTLLMAYAWKVEQIVFLETEKHIESISFRMKKVGEEALLEMPIGILLVNEQYEIEWSNPYMQGVLKKETLVGEGIVDISDDIYVLMKTEEKNEATITLHDRKYRVYYKREERLLYFFDITEQVAIEKQYYADRTVIAILFVDNYDEITQAMDDQLRSLTNTLVTSIVNEWAAEHGVFVKRISSDRFLAVLNESILTELEKKKFAILDTIREKTAQKNLSLTLSIGVGVGSSSLVELGELAQSSLDLVLGRGGDQVAIKQPTGKLKFYGGKTNPVEKRTRVRARVISHALRDLIQDSDQVFIMGHKNPDMDSIGASVGVRKMAQMNDVKGYVIINFDELNGSVTRLMDEIERKSDFYEHFLTPEEAAGKMTEKSLLVIVDTHKPDLVIDAHLLKIAEKVVVIDHHRRSEDFIENPTLVYMEPYASSTAELVTELLEYQPKRAKINMLEATALLAGIIVDTKSFTLRTGARTFEAASYLRTNGADTVLVQRLLKEDIDTYIERSKIVQTVRFIKPGIAVAVGEESKIYDSVLIAQTADILLTMKDVGASFVIAHRADGKIGISARSLGEVNVQLIMERLGGGGHLTNAACQIDEKSIDSVKKYLEEAINEVFEGSYDE
- a CDS encoding YitT family protein, producing the protein MLKHQKNNMQRIFARIIMVSLGAIIMALGLELFLVPNQIMDGGIVGVSIITAHLLNLPLGIFIFILNLPFIYLGYKQIGKTFALSTGLGITVLSAATLALHSLHPFTKDTLLATVFGGMILGIGVGIVIRYGGSLDGTEILAILFNSKTPFSVGEIIMFFNIAIFTVAGFIFTWEQAMYSILAYYIAYKMIDIVIQGLEESKSVYIISDEIDEIGQTIMDRLGRGVTFLHGEGAYTGNDKKVIFTVITRLEESKLKSIVAEIDDNAFLAIGNIAEVKGGRFKKKDIH
- the dnaB gene encoding replicative DNA helicase — protein: MSEPMIDRVPPHNREAEQSVIGAIFLEPQALITASEILLADDFYINAHKMIFETMLRLSDQGKAIDVVTVTEELSAKKELEDVGGLSYLLELANAVPTAANVAHYAKIVEEKALLRRLIRVATKIVEDGYTREDEVEALLGEAEKKMMEVANRKNAGDFKHVKDVLVETFDNIEQLQSQKGEVTGIPTGFRDLDNITAGFQRNDLIIVAARPSVGKTAFALNVAQSVAVQARENVAIFSLEMGAEQLVMRMLCAEGNIDAQVLRTGALTTEDWGKLTMAMGSLSNSGIFIDDTPGVRINEIRAKCRRLAQEHGLGMILIDYLQLIQGSGKPGENRQQEVSEISRSLKGLARELKVPVIALSQLSRGVEQRQDKRPMMSDLRESGSIEQDADIVAFLYRDDYYDKESENKNMIEIIIAKQRNGPTGTVTLAFKKEFNKFINVDWSQMPPPPPRD
- the rplI gene encoding 50S ribosomal protein L9 translates to MKVVFLKDVKGKGKKGEIKNVADGYAQNFLIKNGYAAEANAQALSQLEGQKKLAEKNAAAELAEAQALKAKIEALTVELKAKSGEGGRLFGSVSTKQIAEALQKVHGIKIDKRKMTLNDGIRALGFTNVPVKLHQEVTATLKVHVTEE
- a CDS encoding M23 family metallopeptidase, which produces MNSFWHKKEESNRFTDNFSSFKKVSIITMLMTSLTFNMGFVKEPAKENLNKIFHVYVGKEYIGAVSDETAVQQMIASKEQEASQKFEELSIDASSAVKIIPEQVFTNETKDTETLSKLEQSLEVKSDAFTLLVDHKPVVSLKDTEAYEKVVRMLKLQYASQQELDKLQQNQQSANNVPELQPNESSLLNVSFKQGVSGLSEKVAPSKIVTPEQAVKYLMTGYLEQESYQIQAGDVLGSVAKKHNLTTAELLALNPDLTVDTVLQIGQTLNVTVAKPFVTLEVKKAKKVADVIPFKTVVEEDPAMYKGEKVVKQEGANGKKETIYALTSENGTQTSKAVLEEKVIQEPVDQIEVVGTKVISSRGTGEFVWPAVGGYVSSGMGERWGEFHRGIDIARPSNYNILAADNGVVVAAGVSGSYGNRIVINHNNGYTTLYGHLSSINVSVGQVVEKGSVIGIMGSTGYSTGTHLHFEIEKNGSLENPLSYVGR
- the yycF gene encoding response regulator YycF, whose translation is MNKTILVVDDEKPIADILQFNLIKEGYKVICAYDGDEALKMVEEEQPDLMLLDIMLPKRDGMEVCREVRKKYDFPIIMLTAKGSEIDKVLGLEMGADDYVTKPFSTRELIARVKANMRRLQVVAPAAEEAEEESNEIVVGSLVIQPDAYLVMKRDEAIELTHREFELLHYLGKHIGQVMTREHLLQTVWGYDYFGDVRTVDVTIRRLREKIEDNPSHPAWIVTRRGVGYYLRNPEQE
- a CDS encoding adenylosuccinate synthase, with amino-acid sequence MTSVVVVGTQWGDEGKGKITDFLSQKADAIARFAGGDNAGHTIKFDGETYKLHLIPSGIFYKDKTSVIGNGLVVNPKSLVTELKGLQERGINTDNLRISNRAHVILPYHIKQDIADEESRGENKIGTTCKGIGPCYQDKVARIGIRMADLLDKEIFEEKLRHNLAIKNKLFEKFYEVEGMTFEEMFEEYYGYGQEIAKYVTDTSKILNDILDEGGKVLFEGAQGVLLDVDQGTYPFVTSSNPVAGGVAIGAGVGPSRVTNVIGVSKAYTSRVGDGPFPTELFDEVGQQIREVGREYGTTTGRPRRVGWFDTVVVRHSRRVSGITHLALNSIDVLSGLDTVKICTAYNYKGETITEYPANLHIIEQCEPIYEELPGWSEDVTGCRTLEELPENARRYVERVSELTGIQIATFSVGPAREQTNVLVDVWEA